The genomic interval TGTGGCGGTGGGTGATTGGGTGGAGGTGACCCCTCTTCACGAGGCAACGGGTACGATCGAGACGGTCGAACCACGCCTGCACCTGCTCTCACGCCTTGCCCCCACGCCACACGGCGAATATCACCAGATCATCATTGCCAATCCCGACCAGGCAGTCTTTGTTTTTGCCTGCGCCAAACCTGAACCGCACCCGGGCATGCTGGACCGTTTCCTGGTGGTGGCTGAGAAACAAGGTCTACCGGTGCTGATCGTGATCAACAAAGTGGATCTGGTGGGCCTTCCTAACGCCCAGGCGGCATTTAACCATTATGCTTCCCTTGGTTATCAGCTTATCTACACCTCCGCTCACACAGGCCAGGGGATTGATTCGCTGCGGCAGAACCTGCTTGCGAAGCTATCGGTTATGGCTGGCCCGTCGGGTGCGGGCAAGTCGAGCCTGCTGAATGCCGTTCAACCAGGCCTTGGGTTAGCGGTCCGCTCGGTGAGCCAGCAAACCCAAAAGGGCCGGCACACCACCGTGGTGCGCCAGCTCTTTCCACTCGTTGGCGGTGGCTATGTAGCCGACACGCCGGGCTTGAAAGCCCTTGCCCTATGGGATATCCAATCGGAAGAGCTGGATGGGTATTTCCCCGAGCTACGTGGCTTGGTTGGAGGATGTCAATTTAATAACTGCACCCATACCCACGAGCCAGGCTGTGCCGTTGTGTCTGCAGTTGAGCGCGGCGAAATTCATCCCGACCGTTATGCATCATATGTCAATATGCGGATGAGTCAGGACGAATCGTGATTAATGTAAAGCGCGCTTGGTTACAATAGTCAATTTAATTAATCCAGAAAGTTGTATAATCTATTCTGGTAATATGCTAAACAGAATATGTAGTGGAACAAAAAGCACCCACAAGACCTGGGCCCATCTTGTGTGGTTTTTCGTCTTAGAACCAGGTTTTCGTTTGAACCAATTAAGTTTGAGCGGAGTAATATAAAGAAGGACGTCGTTATGCTTATTGTTGCAGAGGAGAAGAAACCGAATCGGGATTCTCAATTGATCCTTGGTTTGCAAAACGGCAACCTCGAAGCGCTGGGCATTTTATATGACCGGCACCGTGGTTTGGTTTTTCGTACAGCTTTAGCCATCACGGGTGATGCGGAGGCTGCGGCAGATTTGCTCCAGGAGGTTTTTTTGCGCCTGCATCGTTTTGCCAGCCACGTGGATTGTGAGCGCCCTCTGGAACCCTGGTTATACCGCATGACCACCAACCTTTCATACACCTGGGTCAAGCGTCATAACCGACTGCTACGCCCCCTGGAAGATGTAGCAGATTGGCTCACCGGTAATCGCAAGGATTCGCCCGCTGTACGTTTGGAGATGAATGAATCGTGGCGGCACATCCAGCAAGCTTTGTCTTCCCTGCCCCTATCCCATCGCGGCGTGGTTGTCCTGTACTATATCGATGACCTATCCATTCAGGAGATTTCCGAAATTCTCGAAATCCCGGTGGGCACGGTGAAGTCACGTCTGCACTACAGCCGCCAGGCATTGAGAAAATCTCTGGATGTGCTTGAGAATCGGTCCTTACCCGATATGACGTATGAATTTACATAGGTATGATGGAGTGAGCATGTATTCGGATAATTCATTAGGTAGAATGTTAAAGAATTGGGTCGCCGAGCATCAACCCCCCACCAATGGTCGTGCCAGACTGCTCGCGCAAGCAGCAGTTGTCCAGCGCAAGAAGCGCGACTGGCCTTTATTGATCCCCAGACCGCAGTTCAACGATTATCCCATGCACAGCACGAATGAATGGTCGCAATCCCTTTGTTCCTGGTTTTTTGCCCAATCCATGAATGCGAGCGTGCAAGCTCGTTTATGATTTATGCACTTTAACATCTTATTGGCAGCCATCCTGTTGGTGGGATTAGTCTCCTGCACCCAAAAACCAGCCTCGTCGACGATCTCCCTACCAACTCCCCGGTTATCTTCTCCAGAGCAGGCAACCAGTACTACCCCTGCGCCGGCTGCGACCGCCACGATATTACCGCCCGCCGATCGCTTATTGACCATCTGCCTGGGAAGAGAGCCTGCTTCATTATATTATTATGATGCTGCATCGACCGCAGCACAGGATGTCCTGTCAGCTATCTATGATGGGCCAGTGGATATTCAGAATTATTCAGAACGTCCAGTGATATTGGAGGATCTTCCTTCATTAGCCAATGGTGGAGCAAGGATCCAACCCGTGGAAGTTAATGCCGGTGATTTAATCGTTGATCGTTTTGGAAATCCCGCCAACCTGGAGACAGGCGTAGAATATCGCCCGAGTGGTTGTACAGAGTACACCTGTACAGACACTTATACGGGTGATCAATCTGTTCGTATGGATCAATTAATATTGGATTTTAAGCTGTTGCCCGGGGTCAGTTGGTCGGATGGCACTCCTTTAACATCGGCTGACTCGGTCTATTCCTTCGAGTTGGCCCACAGCCTGTATCCCACGGTCCAACCCGAGCTGATCCGGCGAACCCAATCCTATCTGGCCCTGGACGAGTCCACGGTTGAGTGGACAGGTATCCCCGGCTACCAGGATGGCAATTATCATTCCAAGTTTTTTACCCCGCTACCCCTACATGCCTGGAAGGGCATTTCACCCGAGGAACTTCCCACCACTGAAGCTGCAGCACGCCTGCCAATTGGCTGGGGACCCTACGTGATTGACCAATGGATCGCTGGTGACCACATTTCGTTGCACAAAAACCCGCTGTACTTCCGGGCGGAGGAGAATTTACCCCGCTTTGACAACCTGGTATTTCGCTTTGTGGCTTCTCCTGATGAAGCCCTGGATGCCTTGCAGGCAGGTGAGTGCGATTTGATTGACCAGACAGCCATGCTTGAAGCTCAGAACCAGCGCCTGTCTGAGTTAGAGAAAACCGGCCAGGCCCAGTCTTTTTACCAGCTGGATGCCGGATGGGAGCAGCTATCCTTTGGGATTCAACCCCTGGATAGCCAACAGGTTAGCTTCTTTAATAACCAGGCAGTACGCCAGGCGATAGCGATGTGCGTTGACCGCCAGGCCTTGGTGGCGGGCCAATCCCTGGGCAGCCAGCTGCTCACCGATTCATACACGGCTCCCTCGAACCCGCTGTATTACACCGGCGTAAAGACATACGCGTATGACCCGCAAGCTGGCTCAGCCTTGCTTGCCTCGGTTGGCTGGCAGGACCCTGACAACGACCCCTCCACGCCGCGCATCGCCCAGGGCGTGCCGGGCGTGCCGGATGGCACTACATTTATTGTGGACTATCTGGTTTCCTCGGATGCCAGGGCTCAGGCGGATGCCCAGGCGATCCAGCCAATGTTAGCCCAGTGCGGTATCGCCACCCAAATCATCCCCAGCACCCCCCAGGAGTTCCTGGCAGCTGGTCCGGATGGTCCGGTTTTTGGCAGGGCATTCGACCTGGCTCAATTTGCCTGGGCGGTTTCGTATGAGCCAGCCTGCAATTTATTTCTCACCAGCGAAATCCCTGGCCCCTACCCAGAATATCCTAAGGGGTGGGGCGGCATGAATGCCAGCGGATTTAGCGATCCCGAGTTCGATCAGGCTTGCGTAAATGCGCTATTCTCGCTGTCAGATTCACCCCAGCATCAAGCACAGCATTTCCAGGCCCAGGAGGTTTTTTCAACGCAGCTACCCGCACTCCCCTTGTATCTTCATTATAATGTCTCGGCTGCTCGCCCAGATCTGTGCGGCTTCTCATCCACTTCGGCAGTCGATACACCTTTGTGGTACCTGGAGCAGCTGGACTATGGAAATGGCTGTTCTCGATAATTCCTTGACCGATTAGCTGTTTACAGGTATATTTTGTCAGCGTCTAGAGTGTTTTTTATGGTAGCTGAATATTTGAGAGGAGGTGATTACCGGATATTAAGCAAAAAAAGTATTGAGTATCCCGTAAGAATCCTAATAACCATTCTAACTATTAGTTCGGAGGAGAAATATGTTTAAGAAATTGTTTGTTGTTTTAAGCCTGCTGATCACCTTCAGCATGGTCTTGGCAGCCTGTGCACCAGCCACCACCGTGGTGACCCAGGTTGTTGAGCAAACCTCAGTCGTCAAGGAGACTCAGGTCGTTAAAGAGACCCAGATCGTTGAGGTCACTGCTGCACCTCAGGCGACAGCGACACCTCCCCCATCCACTCGCACGGGTGCCTGGGTGGATCAGATCGTCTTCACAGAGCAGAATGAAGCCAACGCCGCGGTTAAGCAGCTACAGGCTAACGACATGGACGTCTATGCTTATTCTGTGAGTGACGCCCAGCTCTTTGAAGAGGTCAAGGCCGATCCCAAGTTGTCGTACACCACGGCTTTCGGTTCTTATACGGAGCTGACCTTCAACCCTTGGGGCCCCACTTTTGAAGATGGCCGCCTGAACCCCTTCGGCAATCCCAAGGTCCGTGAGGCCATGAACTGGCTGGTCGATCGCAATTACATCGTCCAGGAGATCTACGGTGGTCTGGCAAAACCCAAGGTCACGAGCCTGAATAGCGCCTTCGTTGACTACGTCCGCTATATCGACACCGTACGGGCGCTGGAAGTCCAGTATGCCTATAATCCCGAGCAGGCCAAGACTGTCATCGATGCCGAGATGCAGGGCATGGGCGCCACACTGGGTAGTGATGGCAAGTGGCAGTTCAATGGTGCACCGGTAACCATCATCGCCATCATCCGCACGGAAGATGAGCGTAGGGAGATCGGTGACTACGTCTGCAACCAGCTCGAGACCATCGGTTTTGCCACCGATCGCCAGTACAAGACACGTTCGGAAGCCTCCCCCATCTGGAACCAGGGCGATCCGAAGCTGGGCTTGATGCACTTCTACACCGGTGGATGGATCACCACCGCCATCAGCCGCGATGACGCCACCAACTTTGGCTATTTCTATACACCCCTGGGTGGATCTTCACCGCTGTGGTCGAATTACGTGAATGACCCGGCCTATTACAAGGGTGATGGCAGTGGTGTGGCTGAAAAGCTGTGGGTCAATGATTTCAAGTCCATGGACGAGCGCAAAACCCTGTTTGACGAAGCGCTGGTATTGGCCCAGAAAGATTCAGTACGTGTCTGGCTGGTTGACCAAACCCCCTTCTCACCCCAGATAAAGGATTTGTCAGTCGCCTATGACCTGGCGGGTGGCGTGGCAGGCTCAAATCTTTACGCCCTGACGATCCGCTTCACCGATCGTGAAGGTGGCGTGATGAGAATTGGCCAGCCAGGCGTCTTGGTTGAGCCCTGGAACCCGGTGGCAGGCTCGAACTGGGTCTATGATGCCACACCTCAGCAGGCTACCGTGAGTGGGGCGGTTATGCCCGACCCGTACACTGGCCTGTACTTACCACTCCGTGCTGAGAGTGCTGATGTGGTCGTGCAGGAAGGCCTGCCGATTGCCCAGACTCTGGATTGGTTCACCCTGAGCACGGCAGCCTCGATCGAGGTCCCCGCGGATGCCTGGGTAGACTGGGATGCGGTAAATCAGAAGTTTATCACCGCCAGCGAGAAGTACACTTCCACCCTGACCGCCCTCACGAAGACCACCGTGACCTATCCTGCGGATATGTTCACCACGGTTAAATTCCATGATGGTAGCCCGATATCGGTGGGTGACTTCGTCATGTATATGATCATGAACTTCGATCTGGCCAAGACAGACAGTGTAAACTATGATTCGGCCATCCAACCCTTGCTGGACGCTTTCCTGTCTCACTTCAAGGGCATCGTGATCGAATCCACCGACCCGCTGGTAATCACCACCTATGATGATCGCTACTACCTGGATGCCGAGTGGATCGTAGCCTTCAATGGTACCTGGTGGCCAGCTCCAGTAACTGCTGCCGGTAGATCTGATGCTCCATGGCATACCTATGCCCTGGGCAACCTGGCCGACGCAGCTGTTGATCCGGAAATCGGGCAGGTGACCTGGTCAACCGATAAGGCGACTGCCAACAAGGTTGATTGGATGAGCTTTATTGCCGGCCCAAGCCTGGATATCCTCAAGGGCTATCTGGATAAGGCCCAGGCGGAAAACTACATCCCCTACGCCCCCACCATGAGCCAGTATGTGACTGCCGATGAAGCTACCCTGCGCTGGGCGAATCTGGCCACCTGGTATGCGCTCAAGGGTCATTTCTGGGTTGGCACAGGCCCGTTCTATCTGGAGAAAGCCTATCCGACTGAGAAGACCGTCTCACTGATGCGCTTCCCTGATTACCCCGACTTATCCGCCCGCTGGTCCATCTTCGGCGCACCCATGATCCCCGTGGTCGAGGTAGACGGTGCAGGAGAGGTTGCCATTGGCTCGGAATCCACCTATGATATCTATATCACCTTTGACAACGCACCCTATCCATCAGATAAGCTCGATGCAGTGAAATACCTAGTCTTCGATGCTACTGGTGCGGTCGTCTTCCAGGGTGATGCAACCATGGCCGAAGAAGGGCACTACACGGTAACCTTCTCCGCCGATGATTCTTCCAAGCTTGTGGCTGGTTCGAACAAGCTTGAGGTCGTTACCACCTCCAAGGTCGTTAGCATCCCTGGAATCACAGACTTTGAGTTTGTGGCCAAGTAGTGCGTACGACGAGTGTAACGAATACAAATTAATATATCAATGGAGGCAGGCTTTTGCCTGCCTCCATTGGAACCTAGCGTTTTGTTAATGAAAGTGAGGCTGCTATGAGCGAAGCCGTTGTTCCTATAGATGTCCAGACCGATGCCCAAATTAAGCGTAAAGCCACCCTGGGTACCCTTTCGCGGATTGCGCGCTATACTGTTGTGCGCATCATTGTCTTGTTCCTGACGGTGGTTGTGGCGGTTTACCTGACCATTATGATCGCCAATATGGGCGGATATGTCGACAAGATCCAGCGTGGGCAGATACAGGAAGCTGTCTCGATGCAGCTGGCCCTGAATCCTGCCTATAAGTCTCTGTCTGCGGCTGAAAGACAAGCTCAAACGGAGTCCATGATAGCCATCCAGGAAAAACGGTTGGGCTTGGACCAACCCTTCGTTGTGCGCAGCGGTATCTATCTGAAGGATGCCCTGACGCTCAACCTGGGGCGCGCTTTACAAATGGCCAGCGATAGCGGCTCGAAAATGGTGAAGAATATCATCCTCGAACGTCTGCCAGCCACCCTGGTCTTATTTGGTGTGGCAGATGTCTTTTTATTTGTCTTTGCAGTTCTCATCGCACTTTCTCTTTCCAGAAAATATGGTAGTTTTTGGGACAAATTTTTTATTGCCCTTACACCCACTTCATCCGCACCGGGATGGTTTTATGGCATCTTCCTGATCCTGATCTTTGCTTCTCTCCTGCACTGGCTGCCGTTTGGGGGGATGGTGGCTGCGCCACCCCCAGATAGCAAGCTTCTGTATGCTTTAAGCATGCTCAAACATATGATTTTACCGGTTATGGCCCTGACCCTCAGCCAGATCTTCTTGAGTGCTTATACCTGGCGCACCTTCTTCCTGATTTATTCCAGTGAAGATTATGTGGATATGGCCAAAGCTAAGGGTCTGACTTCACGGAATATCGAGCGCAGTTATATCCTCAGACCGACCCTGCCAACCATCATTACCAGTTTTGCTTTACTGGTTGTATTTATGTGGGGTGGGGCACCCATCTTCGAGACCGTCTTCCAGTGGCCCGGATTGGGGAGAGCCCTTTTCACAGCGGTTGGCCTCTACGATACACCCGTGATTGTTGGGTCAACGGTAATTTTTGCCTACCTGTTGGTGATTACAGTCTTCCTGCTGGATATTGCTTATGCCTTGGTAGATCCCAGGGTGAAAATTGGTGGAGGAAGCAGGCCGCAATGAAAGCCATTAAAAATACATTTAAAGAACTACTGCGTTATCCCTCGGCAATTGTGGGATTGGTAATTATTGGATTGTTATTACTTCTTTCAGTTTATGCGGTGATTTCCATTCCATATAAGCAGGCGATTATCCTCTGGCGTGGTGGTGAAGGCATCTGGTATAAGAGCCCCAGATATGCGCCACCTGCCTGGCTTAATTATTTCCGCAGAGACAAATTACCCGAGACGATTGTGCTGAGCAGCATGGATGGCACTGCCCCAAAAACCGTTACGCCGGGCGATCCAAATGGTAGCGTTGTGATTACTTATACTATTGACTATCCCTATTCTGGTTTTCCCCAGGATATCGCTATATTTTTTACTGCTAAGTACGATCAAAAAGAGCCTTTTGTTAATATGTCGTGGTTAACGCCGGATGGCAGGGAAATCAGGGTGGCAAATTTTGCCATATCCAAATTGGAAGCATACTACATTTCTCAGGATACCAAATTACAACGCAGGCTGGCAGGCTTACCACCTCAACAGGGGTTATTTGTCGCTGACCCAAAGGCGGGGTTAACCCCACCGGTTAATGGTACATATCAGCTGATCGTCGATGCAAGCACGTTTGAGCCTAATTCCGACGTGGATGCTGAAATGGTGCTTTACGGCCAGCTGTATGGTATTGCCGGAACTGATCACCTGCGCCGTGACCTGAGGGTGGCATTGCTGTGGGGCACACCGGTTGCCCTGGCATTTGGCTTGCTGGCTGCCCTGGGAACCACGGCCATAACCATGGTGATCGCCGCTATAGGCGTCTGGTTTGGAGGTTGGGCGGATGGGCTCATTCAGCGTATCACTGAAGTGAATATGGTCTTGCCCTTCTTGCCGATTCTGATCATGGTGGGCACCTTTTACTCGCATAGTATTTGGGTGATACTGGGGGTGGTTATCCTGCTGAGTATTTTTGGTGCGTCAATCAAGACCTACCGGGCAGTATTCTTGCAGGTCAAGGAGTCCTCTTATATTGAAGCGGCACGCGCCTATGGGGCAGGAAGCTCGCGGATCATATTTTCATACCTTGTGCCTCGCATTGTTCCTTTATTGATCCCGCAGTTAGTCACGCTGATCCCTAGCTTTGTCTTCCTGGAAGCAGGCCTGGCAATCCTGGGGCTGGGTGACCCGACCCTTCCCACCTGGGGAAAGATCATCAATGATGCCCAGCAGAATGGCGCCTTGTATAAGGGACTGTATTATTGGGTACTGGAACCGGCTGTATTTTTAATGATCACTGGTTTAGCTTTTGCTTTGTTAGGTTTCTCTTTGGATCGCATCTTTAACCCCAGGCTACGAGGGATGTAAGCGAATGACAGATACTGAACTACTACGCGTTGAAAATTTGAAGCTTCACTTCCGTACCACCCAGGGTGTAGTCCAGGCAGTGGATGGAGTGGATTTTAATCTCACCTATAACCGGGCAGTGGTGGTTGTGGGTGAGTCGGGTTGTGGAAAGACCTCCCTTGCCAAGGCGATCCTTCGTCTCCTGCCGCGTAATGTGGAGACGTATTCAGGCCATGTCTATCTGGATGGCACGGATGTGATGGCTTACGACGAGGAGGAATTCAGGCAGAATGTGCGCTGGATCAAGATGTCCCTGGTCCCCCAGGCTGCCATGAATGCCTTGAACCCGGTCATCCGGGTGGGTGACCAGGTGGCGGAACCCGCCATGATCCATCTCAATGTAAAACCGGATGAAGCCATGGTCATGGCGCGCAAGATGTTTCAGAATGTTGGTGTGCCAGCTGATT from Anaerolineales bacterium carries:
- a CDS encoding ABC transporter permease, whose product is MKAIKNTFKELLRYPSAIVGLVIIGLLLLLSVYAVISIPYKQAIILWRGGEGIWYKSPRYAPPAWLNYFRRDKLPETIVLSSMDGTAPKTVTPGDPNGSVVITYTIDYPYSGFPQDIAIFFTAKYDQKEPFVNMSWLTPDGREIRVANFAISKLEAYYISQDTKLQRRLAGLPPQQGLFVADPKAGLTPPVNGTYQLIVDASTFEPNSDVDAEMVLYGQLYGIAGTDHLRRDLRVALLWGTPVALAFGLLAALGTTAITMVIAAIGVWFGGWADGLIQRITEVNMVLPFLPILIMVGTFYSHSIWVILGVVILLSIFGASIKTYRAVFLQVKESSYIEAARAYGAGSSRIIFSYLVPRIVPLLIPQLVTLIPSFVFLEAGLAILGLGDPTLPTWGKIINDAQQNGALYKGLYYWVLEPAVFLMITGLAFALLGFSLDRIFNPRLRGM
- a CDS encoding ABC transporter substrate-binding protein, which gives rise to MFKKLFVVLSLLITFSMVLAACAPATTVVTQVVEQTSVVKETQVVKETQIVEVTAAPQATATPPPSTRTGAWVDQIVFTEQNEANAAVKQLQANDMDVYAYSVSDAQLFEEVKADPKLSYTTAFGSYTELTFNPWGPTFEDGRLNPFGNPKVREAMNWLVDRNYIVQEIYGGLAKPKVTSLNSAFVDYVRYIDTVRALEVQYAYNPEQAKTVIDAEMQGMGATLGSDGKWQFNGAPVTIIAIIRTEDERREIGDYVCNQLETIGFATDRQYKTRSEASPIWNQGDPKLGLMHFYTGGWITTAISRDDATNFGYFYTPLGGSSPLWSNYVNDPAYYKGDGSGVAEKLWVNDFKSMDERKTLFDEALVLAQKDSVRVWLVDQTPFSPQIKDLSVAYDLAGGVAGSNLYALTIRFTDREGGVMRIGQPGVLVEPWNPVAGSNWVYDATPQQATVSGAVMPDPYTGLYLPLRAESADVVVQEGLPIAQTLDWFTLSTAASIEVPADAWVDWDAVNQKFITASEKYTSTLTALTKTTVTYPADMFTTVKFHDGSPISVGDFVMYMIMNFDLAKTDSVNYDSAIQPLLDAFLSHFKGIVIESTDPLVITTYDDRYYLDAEWIVAFNGTWWPAPVTAAGRSDAPWHTYALGNLADAAVDPEIGQVTWSTDKATANKVDWMSFIAGPSLDILKGYLDKAQAENYIPYAPTMSQYVTADEATLRWANLATWYALKGHFWVGTGPFYLEKAYPTEKTVSLMRFPDYPDLSARWSIFGAPMIPVVEVDGAGEVAIGSESTYDIYITFDNAPYPSDKLDAVKYLVFDATGAVVFQGDATMAEEGHYTVTFSADDSSKLVAGSNKLEVVTTSKVVSIPGITDFEFVAK
- a CDS encoding ABC transporter permease translates to MSEAVVPIDVQTDAQIKRKATLGTLSRIARYTVVRIIVLFLTVVVAVYLTIMIANMGGYVDKIQRGQIQEAVSMQLALNPAYKSLSAAERQAQTESMIAIQEKRLGLDQPFVVRSGIYLKDALTLNLGRALQMASDSGSKMVKNIILERLPATLVLFGVADVFLFVFAVLIALSLSRKYGSFWDKFFIALTPTSSAPGWFYGIFLILIFASLLHWLPFGGMVAAPPPDSKLLYALSMLKHMILPVMALTLSQIFLSAYTWRTFFLIYSSEDYVDMAKAKGLTSRNIERSYILRPTLPTIITSFALLVVFMWGGAPIFETVFQWPGLGRALFTAVGLYDTPVIVGSTVIFAYLLVITVFLLDIAYALVDPRVKIGGGSRPQ
- the rsgA gene encoding ribosome small subunit-dependent GTPase A, whose protein sequence is MIRSQSGFYTVETPAGNLTCQLRGKLKQGKRLGDIVAVGDWVEVTPLHEATGTIETVEPRLHLLSRLAPTPHGEYHQIIIANPDQAVFVFACAKPEPHPGMLDRFLVVAEKQGLPVLIVINKVDLVGLPNAQAAFNHYASLGYQLIYTSAHTGQGIDSLRQNLLAKLSVMAGPSGAGKSSLLNAVQPGLGLAVRSVSQQTQKGRHTTVVRQLFPLVGGGYVADTPGLKALALWDIQSEELDGYFPELRGLVGGCQFNNCTHTHEPGCAVVSAVERGEIHPDRYASYVNMRMSQDES